One region of Bradyrhizobium betae genomic DNA includes:
- a CDS encoding helix-turn-helix transcriptional regulator — protein MRRLRAKRGLSQEALAYECGINRTYLSGVERSERNVSIDNIARIARGLKIEPYLLLKDD, from the coding sequence ATGCGTCGCCTTCGCGCAAAGCGTGGGCTCAGCCAGGAGGCTTTGGCCTATGAGTGCGGTATCAACCGGACCTACCTGAGTGGCGTTGAACGATCTGAGCGAAATGTCTCAATTGACAATATCGCTCGCATAGCCCGCGGTCTAAAGATCGAGCCTTATCTCCTCCTGAAGGATGACTGA
- a CDS encoding helicase-related protein — MLSLDKVIAGAKVRGLAGASPVEILRTEWIGSDALNVVYRGSDGPAEVVLFRDSEPNLELVQASRAFGFDGDGETFRIASEAQRIRLAHLFDPYFAVHSSRIEPLPHQITAVYGEMLPRQPLRFLLADDPGAGKTIMAGLFIKELIIRGDLERCLIIAPGSLVEQWQDELKEKFDLTFDIVSREQIETSVTGNPFVERNRLIMRLDMAARSETLQAKLQAASDWDLVICDEAHRMAASLFGNEVKYTKRYKLGQLVGGRTRHFLLMSATPHNGNDADFQLFMGLLDADRFEGRPREGARKVDVSDLMRRLTKEELRKFDGSPLFPERRASTIQYQLSDLEAQLYAAVTQYVRNEMRNLNNLGDDKRKNNVGFALQILQRRLASSPAAIYRSLLRRRERLEARLAEEQIIARGGRPQKQEQLSSLFDDDEDSDLDEVGGAELEDAEQQIADRATAAQTIPELEAELIILRDLEKLANQLRKSGEDAKWRQLGEILDKPPMVDEATGQRRKLLIFTEPRDTLEYLADKIRQRIGKSEAVVVIHGGVPRDVRKANIAAFNDDPEVRILVANDAAGEGVNLQRGAHLMVNYDLPWNPNRLEQRFGRIHRIGQTEVCHLWNLVSADTREGEVYARLLEKLERAREALGGRDSVYDVLGELFEGKPLRELLMEAVLYGDDPKHKQRLFTAVDGAVDKEKIETLIRERKLTSEGLDPRTVTEIREKMERAGARRLQPHYIRAFFEKAFVRLGGQIRRRETGRYEITRVPGRLRDRDRFAGGVVPIAERYERVCFDKAYRDTHKPQAAIITPGQGLLDVAIAVTLEEAGDVLKRGAALVDEADEGRTGARVLVTLEHTIRDGRPGRHGQPSVVSRKMQFVMLDEQGNALDAGPAPYLDFRPLQPDETNTASKLLEVDWLKGDIEKMAMHFAIANLVPQHLSETRERRLAEVDRVEGEVRARLKREINYWDGRAEELALKEQAGKGGRLNSGNARAYAQTLTERLDRRLRQLVEERDIQALPPQVRGAALVIPIGLLRSQTGMAPSGFAEDAVARAEVERLAMQAVFAAERALGREPRDVSAAKVGFDIESRNPKSGHLHFIEVKGRIEGGDTITVTTNEMIVALNAEEHFILAIVPISAGGFANQPVYVRKPFDSPRPRTLAPRSFISTSW, encoded by the coding sequence ATGCTTTCTCTCGACAAGGTCATTGCAGGGGCAAAAGTGCGCGGTCTGGCGGGTGCATCGCCGGTCGAGATCCTGCGCACCGAGTGGATCGGGTCGGATGCTCTTAATGTCGTCTACCGCGGTTCCGACGGACCCGCTGAGGTAGTACTCTTCCGCGACTCGGAACCGAACCTTGAACTAGTCCAGGCGAGCCGCGCCTTCGGCTTCGATGGCGACGGAGAGACGTTCCGGATTGCATCCGAAGCGCAACGCATCCGACTTGCGCATCTGTTCGATCCCTACTTTGCAGTCCACAGCTCGCGGATCGAGCCGCTGCCGCATCAGATCACGGCCGTATACGGTGAAATGCTTCCCCGTCAGCCGCTGCGGTTTTTGCTCGCTGATGACCCTGGCGCCGGTAAAACGATCATGGCTGGGCTCTTCATCAAGGAGCTGATCATTCGTGGCGACCTGGAGCGCTGTCTGATCATCGCGCCGGGCAGCTTGGTGGAGCAGTGGCAGGATGAGCTGAAGGAGAAATTCGATCTTACCTTCGATATCGTCTCGCGCGAGCAGATCGAGACGTCGGTTACCGGGAACCCGTTCGTCGAGCGCAATCGCCTCATCATGCGGCTGGACATGGCTGCACGCTCGGAGACGTTGCAGGCGAAGCTGCAGGCCGCTTCAGATTGGGACCTCGTCATCTGTGACGAAGCGCATCGCATGGCGGCGAGTCTGTTCGGCAACGAGGTGAAGTACACCAAACGCTACAAGCTCGGACAGTTGGTCGGCGGTCGTACGCGCCACTTCCTTCTAATGTCGGCGACACCTCACAATGGCAACGACGCAGACTTTCAGCTTTTCATGGGCCTCCTCGATGCGGATCGCTTTGAGGGGCGGCCGCGCGAGGGAGCCCGCAAGGTCGATGTGTCCGACCTGATGCGTCGCCTCACAAAGGAAGAACTGAGAAAATTCGACGGTTCGCCACTGTTCCCTGAGCGCAGGGCTTCCACGATCCAGTACCAGCTCTCTGACCTCGAAGCCCAGCTATATGCCGCGGTCACCCAATATGTGCGCAATGAGATGCGCAATCTCAACAATCTTGGCGACGACAAGCGGAAGAACAACGTAGGCTTCGCGCTGCAGATTTTACAGCGCCGGCTCGCGTCTTCTCCCGCGGCGATCTATCGCTCGCTTCTCCGCCGTCGCGAACGGCTCGAAGCTCGGTTAGCGGAGGAGCAAATTATCGCAAGGGGAGGCCGGCCACAGAAACAGGAGCAACTCTCATCCCTTTTTGATGATGACGAAGACAGCGATCTCGACGAGGTCGGTGGCGCAGAGCTGGAGGATGCCGAACAGCAGATCGCGGATCGTGCGACAGCGGCCCAGACCATTCCCGAGCTTGAAGCCGAGTTGATTATTCTCCGTGACCTCGAAAAGCTCGCTAACCAACTGAGGAAGTCGGGCGAAGATGCCAAGTGGCGCCAGCTTGGCGAGATCCTAGACAAGCCTCCAATGGTGGATGAGGCGACCGGCCAGCGTCGCAAGCTGCTGATCTTCACCGAGCCGCGCGACACACTCGAATACCTGGCTGACAAGATCAGGCAACGCATTGGCAAATCCGAGGCAGTAGTCGTCATCCATGGCGGCGTGCCACGTGATGTGCGGAAGGCCAATATTGCGGCCTTCAACGATGATCCAGAGGTGCGCATCCTGGTCGCAAACGATGCTGCCGGGGAGGGCGTCAATCTACAGCGCGGCGCTCATCTCATGGTCAACTACGATCTGCCCTGGAACCCAAACCGCCTGGAGCAACGCTTCGGACGTATCCACCGCATCGGTCAAACGGAAGTCTGTCATCTCTGGAACCTCGTTTCCGCCGACACGAGGGAAGGCGAGGTCTACGCTCGACTACTTGAAAAGCTCGAACGGGCGCGAGAGGCCTTGGGAGGGCGCGACAGCGTCTATGATGTGCTCGGCGAACTCTTCGAGGGTAAGCCGTTACGCGAACTGCTCATGGAGGCCGTACTCTATGGTGACGACCCCAAGCACAAGCAGCGGCTGTTTACAGCTGTGGATGGAGCGGTCGACAAGGAGAAGATCGAGACGCTGATCCGCGAGCGAAAGCTCACCTCGGAAGGACTCGATCCGCGCACAGTCACGGAGATCAGGGAAAAGATGGAGCGCGCTGGGGCGCGACGCCTTCAACCCCACTACATTCGAGCGTTCTTCGAGAAGGCATTCGTGCGGCTCGGCGGGCAGATCAGGCGGCGCGAGACCGGCCGCTATGAGATAACGCGCGTGCCAGGGCGTCTCCGCGACCGGGACCGTTTCGCGGGTGGCGTCGTCCCGATCGCTGAACGTTATGAGCGCGTTTGTTTTGACAAGGCATATCGCGATACTCACAAGCCGCAGGCGGCCATCATCACCCCGGGCCAAGGGCTACTGGACGTGGCGATCGCCGTCACACTGGAGGAGGCGGGCGATGTCCTGAAGCGCGGCGCCGCCTTGGTGGATGAGGCTGACGAGGGCCGCACCGGTGCTCGCGTGCTCGTGACACTGGAACATACCATCCGCGATGGGCGACCGGGCCGACATGGCCAGCCGAGCGTAGTGTCGCGCAAGATGCAGTTCGTCATGCTCGATGAGCAAGGCAACGCCCTGGATGCTGGTCCTGCACCCTATCTGGACTTTCGCCCCCTCCAGCCTGATGAGACCAATACCGCAAGCAAGCTGCTCGAAGTCGACTGGTTGAAGGGCGACATCGAGAAAATGGCCATGCACTTTGCGATCGCTAATCTCGTGCCGCAGCACCTCAGTGAGACGCGCGAACGCAGGCTCGCAGAGGTCGATAGGGTCGAGGGCGAGGTAAGGGCGCGGCTCAAGCGCGAGATCAATTACTGGGATGGCCGAGCCGAGGAATTGGCCTTGAAAGAGCAGGCCGGAAAGGGTGGCCGGCTTAATTCCGGCAACGCCCGGGCCTACGCGCAGACGCTTACAGAACGGTTGGATCGACGCCTGCGCCAGCTTGTCGAAGAACGGGACATCCAGGCCCTGCCACCGCAGGTAAGGGGCGCGGCCTTGGTGATACCGATTGGCCTCCTAAGATCGCAGACGGGTATGGCGCCAAGTGGTTTCGCTGAGGATGCGGTGGCTCGGGCCGAGGTGGAGCGGTTGGCGATGCAGGCTGTTTTTGCCGCAGAGCGCGCCCTCGGGCGTGAGCCGCGAGACGTGTCGGCCGCCAAAGTGGGCTTCGATATCGAGAGCCGCAATCCCAAGAGCGGGCATCTACACTTCATCGAGGTCAAGGGCCGTATAGAAGGCGGCGACACCATCACTGTCACGACTAACGAGATGATCGTGGCGCTGAATGCCGAGGAGCATTTCATACTAGCGATAGTCCCTATTTCCGCCGGCGGGTTCGCCAATCAGCCTGTTTACGTGCGCAAGCCCTTCGACAGCCCCCGGCCCAGGACGCTTGCGCCACGATCTTTCATCTCGACAAGCTGGTGA
- a CDS encoding DUF1156 domain-containing protein, with protein sequence MALAAKDRKKLIEVSIPLEAINAEARRRKQKAPKGYPTSFHKYWAQRPVAACRAVLFSQIVDDPASCIEEFPTIEAQNVERDRLHRLIERMLPWEVSNDEAILSEARYEIARSVARGRSEKLPPLGEMKPQAIIDYLQAHAPPVFDPFSGGASMPLEAQRLGLKAIGSDLNPVAVLIGKALVELPQKFTGRRPINPEVNELHQWRGAQGLAEDVRFYARWMRQEAEKRLEQFYPKVTLEDGKEATVVAWLWARTVRSPDPKAGGAYVPLASTFLLSSKEGREVVAVPQVNRFTQTWTVEINDHPTSEQIKLARSGTKKGSATFACLLTGVPIDGRYIDEEASEGRMRSRLVATVIESRNGRRYVAPTLQHEATAQRAVEFLATSGEAMDIPLQECRGTFGSNAQGRRYGFRRFSDYFSPRQLLAAVTFSDLVMSVRTRVLEDGLACWSDPTIADRRPIAEGGLGPVAYADTIATMMSIVQARMNLYGSSLCKWLTKDNAMASAIAQKGIEMAFDFAEGNPLAKSSADILTCSEAVAGCLELLCPAAPATIEVADAASTNVVDQLIVATDPPYLDNISYADLSDYFYVWHRRSLKSIWPDLFRRLVTPKTEEIVAEKYRHGGEAAAAAFFMAGMKSVLTRLSKTVADDYPLTLFYAYKQSDAEADRQSPTGWSAFLQAVVDANLSIDATWPLRTELTAALKQNVNSLASSIVLVCRLRHLAAPTTTRADYIRALRREMPDALAEIRRGGVAPTDLQQAAIGPGIGIFTRYAQVLNTDGTPMLVSDALRLINQVREEITSTGDADYDNETRFALDWFAAKGFENGRSGDAITMTNAVNVSLDGLNAAGFFSARSGGARLLRRDELPNAWDPALDARATVWEACQHLVKRLTAEDGGVEAAAVLYNRLGALADPAHALARRLYDICEQKQWASEGRVYNQLHQEWAVIEKRAAELADTRTDLFTR encoded by the coding sequence ATGGCACTAGCCGCAAAAGACCGAAAAAAGCTGATCGAAGTTTCGATCCCGCTAGAGGCAATCAACGCTGAGGCTCGTCGACGTAAACAGAAAGCTCCGAAGGGTTACCCGACCTCGTTTCACAAATATTGGGCGCAGCGACCAGTGGCTGCCTGTCGCGCAGTCTTATTTTCACAGATCGTCGACGATCCGGCGTCGTGTATCGAGGAGTTTCCGACGATCGAGGCGCAGAATGTCGAGCGTGACCGGTTGCATCGACTGATCGAGCGAATGTTGCCGTGGGAAGTATCAAACGACGAGGCTATCCTCAGCGAAGCTCGCTACGAGATTGCCCGGTCGGTTGCCCGTGGTCGCAGTGAGAAATTGCCGCCTCTTGGCGAAATGAAACCGCAGGCGATTATAGACTATCTGCAAGCTCACGCTCCGCCGGTGTTCGATCCATTTTCCGGCGGTGCCTCAATGCCGCTTGAGGCACAGCGGCTGGGTCTTAAAGCCATTGGCTCTGACCTGAACCCAGTCGCGGTGTTAATCGGCAAAGCGCTTGTGGAACTGCCCCAAAAATTTACTGGCCGCAGACCGATAAACCCTGAAGTCAATGAGTTGCACCAGTGGAGGGGTGCACAAGGTCTTGCGGAAGACGTCCGCTTTTATGCCCGCTGGATGCGCCAGGAGGCGGAGAAGCGCTTGGAGCAGTTTTATCCTAAGGTCACTCTTGAGGACGGCAAGGAAGCGACCGTCGTCGCATGGCTGTGGGCTCGCACAGTTCGTAGCCCCGATCCGAAGGCAGGAGGAGCCTATGTTCCACTCGCATCAACATTTCTACTCTCGTCTAAAGAGGGGCGCGAGGTAGTCGCTGTCCCTCAAGTCAATCGGTTCACTCAAACATGGACGGTCGAAATCAATGACCATCCTACGTCAGAACAAATCAAACTGGCACGAAGCGGAACTAAAAAGGGAAGCGCAACATTCGCGTGCCTCCTTACTGGGGTGCCGATTGATGGGCGCTACATAGACGAAGAGGCATCTGAAGGCCGAATGCGATCTCGCCTTGTTGCCACTGTCATTGAGAGCAGGAATGGACGGCGTTATGTAGCTCCTACATTGCAGCATGAAGCAACGGCGCAGCGCGCTGTGGAATTTCTGGCGACGTCAGGGGAAGCAATGGACATTCCCCTTCAAGAGTGTCGAGGAACATTTGGCAGCAATGCTCAGGGGCGGCGGTACGGATTTCGCCGGTTTTCTGACTACTTCAGCCCGCGACAATTGCTTGCTGCCGTTACGTTTTCAGACCTGGTGATGTCGGTCCGAACGAGAGTGCTTGAAGACGGCCTTGCATGCTGGAGTGATCCGACAATAGCTGATCGGCGACCAATCGCCGAGGGCGGTCTCGGGCCTGTTGCTTACGCCGACACCATCGCTACGATGATGAGTATCGTTCAGGCCAGGATGAACCTTTATGGGTCGAGCCTTTGCAAGTGGCTCACAAAAGACAACGCCATGGCATCGGCGATCGCCCAAAAAGGGATCGAGATGGCTTTTGACTTTGCCGAGGGCAATCCGCTCGCGAAATCCAGTGCAGACATCCTTACCTGCAGTGAAGCAGTAGCTGGTTGCCTTGAGCTCCTATGCCCAGCAGCGCCAGCGACCATAGAGGTCGCGGATGCAGCCAGTACCAACGTTGTTGATCAACTGATCGTAGCCACCGATCCCCCATATCTCGATAACATCTCCTACGCTGATCTTAGTGATTATTTCTATGTTTGGCATCGCCGTTCGCTAAAGTCGATCTGGCCGGACTTGTTTCGGCGACTAGTTACGCCAAAGACAGAAGAGATTGTTGCGGAAAAGTACCGACATGGAGGAGAGGCGGCGGCGGCCGCGTTCTTCATGGCTGGAATGAAATCGGTGCTGACCCGACTAAGCAAAACTGTCGCCGACGATTATCCGTTAACTCTGTTTTACGCTTACAAGCAGAGCGACGCGGAGGCTGACAGGCAGTCGCCCACTGGTTGGTCGGCTTTTCTCCAAGCGGTCGTCGACGCAAACTTATCCATCGACGCAACATGGCCATTGCGAACCGAGCTAACAGCGGCGCTCAAGCAAAACGTGAACTCCCTCGCGTCATCTATCGTTCTCGTCTGCCGCCTTCGCCATCTTGCAGCGCCGACTACTACTCGGGCCGATTACATCCGCGCGCTTCGTCGCGAGATGCCTGATGCCCTGGCAGAAATCCGCCGCGGCGGTGTCGCTCCGACCGACCTCCAACAGGCTGCAATTGGGCCTGGGATTGGCATATTCACTCGCTACGCCCAAGTTCTCAATACTGATGGCACGCCGATGCTCGTCAGTGATGCCCTGAGGCTTATCAATCAGGTGCGCGAGGAAATAACTTCTACAGGGGATGCAGACTACGACAACGAGACTCGGTTCGCGCTGGATTGGTTCGCGGCGAAGGGTTTCGAAAATGGCCGGTCTGGCGACGCAATCACCATGACAAACGCTGTCAACGTCTCGCTCGACGGGTTGAATGCCGCCGGCTTCTTTAGCGCACGCAGTGGCGGGGCTCGACTTTTAAGGCGCGACGAACTTCCCAATGCATGGGACCCAGCTCTGGACGCCCGCGCCACCGTCTGGGAAGCTTGTCAGCATCTTGTCAAACGGCTTACGGCCGAAGACGGAGGCGTCGAGGCTGCAGCCGTCCTCTACAATCGTTTGGGCGCGCTCGCCGACCCCGCTCACGCGCTCGCACGTCGCCTTTATGACATCTGCGAACAGAAGCAGTGGGCTTCTGAGGGCCGAGTTTACAATCAACTGCACCAGGAATGGGCTGTGATCGAGAAGCGCGCAGCCGAACTGGCCGACACCCGCACCGACCTGTTTACCCGTTAG
- a CDS encoding DUF499 domain-containing protein, translating to MSGFVSNQRINQALLLLTKVLQPYVEKRMRDAYRGNWQQNLSVAAGTDTSKPLDAYALLKTMVDNWQHAFRDGLKPIVRNHVSLALAARNDMAHASGTIEDTDAISYLRSIQAVVEAIEPKSAAGIKALLDDQTKAMAEAMGVTTEVAAKTVAVPQQQTLDLDDSKYTWKPWRDVAPPHADVMAARFQEAEFAADLSTVSRGEGAETYRDPREFYRITYITGGLRKVLQSAIERLAGKGGDPVIGLQTSFGGGKTHTMLALYHLASAKSPETLPGLADIFKDAAVTTLPIRSKPVVFVGTAAGANQPFIVDGARTVKSLWGLIAVKLGGWKAYETIKSSDEARTNPGSEAMIAILKQAAPCLILLDEVVAYARNLEGIPYDGFVSFLQSLTEAANAVPGVLVVGSLPESGAEVGNQRGREALLALEKVFGRVQSAWAPAQGTETFEIIRRRLFQELDPEGEKAREQAVKAFTSYYKNNAGEFPSGARERAYEAQLTAAYPVHPELFTMLQTDWGALERFQRTRGVLKMMAQIVYRLWRDGHAAPMILPGDVPLTDDKVRANALVPLPTGYDAVISKEVAGDLSKPAQIEARSPSIGKNKAVTRAATGLFMGTAPHGSTNKGMEVARLRLACAIPGEQPSQFSEALRRLGENAAYLYSAGENYWFSPIASLNQEAEDRAKGLSGSDVEAELVSLIRLEERHKGTGFLRVHGAPDDPLSIDDAYEAALVLLPPSAWHRGRDQDTPAMTLAADIVEHKGPGQRRNRNRLAFLAADQSALEDIQNVVRKKLAWGSIVRDARGILQLPPAQEDDAKKKLAEQEAAALNAVRRGWKHLLLPQEPQPGSAYVARGFDLEPVALTNRGSDPAPLAQLAWKKCEDDGLIVARLGVLDNDLSKVWQPNQQHVAVRQLRDWFAQFPYLSKLREPPVLAKAISEALARSDAKYGLADRFDEAKGEYVGLKLAQLVSIDLNSDVVLIRREVADAQLAKQAPQTARLANGNTNATGSGQPSVSQPLPTGGTRAARPRRFYAKIVLDPNRPTPQVSNIAQSILSELDRVRGIRMTLTLDIDAEAADGFPEDVESVVRDNAASLRITDFGFEGSKQTTSVWSAVSHL from the coding sequence ATGAGCGGATTCGTCTCGAATCAGCGCATTAATCAAGCGCTCCTTTTGTTGACCAAGGTGCTCCAGCCCTATGTCGAGAAGCGCATGCGTGATGCGTATCGCGGCAACTGGCAGCAGAACCTGTCAGTTGCCGCCGGCACCGACACATCGAAGCCACTCGATGCTTACGCGCTACTGAAAACCATGGTCGATAATTGGCAGCACGCATTCCGTGATGGGCTCAAACCGATTGTGCGCAATCACGTCTCGCTTGCTCTCGCCGCGCGCAACGACATGGCGCACGCTAGCGGCACGATCGAAGATACCGACGCGATCTCGTACCTCCGCTCAATCCAGGCTGTGGTCGAAGCTATCGAGCCCAAGTCTGCCGCTGGCATCAAGGCATTGCTCGACGACCAGACCAAGGCGATGGCCGAGGCAATGGGTGTCACGACTGAGGTCGCAGCCAAGACGGTCGCCGTCCCGCAACAGCAAACGCTCGATCTCGACGACAGCAAATACACATGGAAGCCCTGGCGCGATGTAGCGCCGCCTCATGCCGATGTGATGGCTGCGCGGTTCCAGGAGGCTGAATTTGCTGCTGACCTATCGACGGTGAGTCGTGGCGAAGGGGCTGAGACCTATCGAGACCCTCGGGAGTTTTACCGCATCACTTATATCACTGGGGGATTGCGCAAGGTACTTCAGAGCGCAATCGAGCGCTTGGCTGGCAAGGGCGGCGATCCCGTCATTGGGCTGCAGACCTCGTTTGGTGGAGGCAAGACGCACACTATGCTGGCGCTCTACCACCTGGCGAGCGCCAAGAGCCCCGAGACGCTGCCGGGTCTCGCTGACATCTTCAAGGATGCGGCCGTAACGACGTTGCCGATCCGCTCGAAGCCAGTTGTGTTTGTCGGCACGGCTGCCGGCGCCAATCAGCCATTCATCGTGGACGGCGCGCGCACTGTCAAAAGCCTTTGGGGACTGATCGCTGTAAAGCTCGGTGGCTGGAAAGCGTACGAGACAATCAAGTCATCAGATGAGGCGCGAACCAATCCCGGCTCCGAGGCAATGATTGCCATCTTGAAGCAAGCCGCACCGTGCCTCATCCTCCTGGACGAAGTAGTAGCCTATGCACGAAACCTCGAAGGTATTCCCTACGACGGCTTTGTTTCATTCTTGCAGTCACTCACTGAAGCCGCAAATGCGGTGCCAGGTGTGTTGGTGGTTGGCTCGCTGCCAGAGAGCGGCGCCGAGGTGGGCAATCAGCGAGGTCGCGAGGCCCTGTTAGCTCTCGAAAAGGTCTTCGGTCGTGTGCAGTCGGCGTGGGCCCCAGCCCAAGGCACCGAAACATTTGAGATCATCCGCCGCCGCCTGTTTCAGGAACTGGACCCTGAGGGTGAGAAGGCTCGCGAGCAAGCCGTCAAAGCTTTCACGAGCTACTACAAGAACAATGCGGGTGAGTTCCCAAGTGGCGCGCGCGAACGTGCTTACGAGGCGCAGCTAACCGCAGCATACCCAGTGCACCCCGAACTGTTCACGATGTTGCAGACTGATTGGGGTGCGCTTGAAAGGTTTCAGAGGACCCGCGGCGTTCTCAAAATGATGGCGCAGATCGTCTACCGGCTCTGGCGGGACGGCCATGCAGCGCCTATGATCCTGCCGGGCGACGTACCGCTGACCGACGACAAGGTGCGCGCCAATGCGCTGGTACCGCTTCCTACGGGATACGATGCAGTGATCTCCAAGGAAGTTGCTGGTGATCTCTCGAAGCCAGCGCAGATCGAGGCGCGATCCCCATCCATCGGTAAGAACAAGGCCGTGACCCGGGCGGCAACAGGACTGTTTATGGGCACCGCGCCCCATGGATCGACGAACAAAGGAATGGAGGTTGCGCGTCTTCGGCTAGCCTGCGCTATTCCTGGCGAACAGCCGTCTCAGTTTTCAGAAGCCCTTCGTCGACTCGGCGAGAACGCAGCCTACCTTTATAGTGCGGGAGAGAACTATTGGTTCTCCCCGATTGCCTCTCTCAATCAGGAGGCCGAAGACCGTGCCAAAGGACTATCTGGCTCCGATGTCGAGGCAGAATTGGTTTCGCTGATCCGGTTAGAGGAGCGGCACAAGGGAACCGGCTTCTTGCGTGTTCACGGTGCTCCCGACGATCCCTTGAGCATAGACGACGCCTACGAGGCCGCGCTGGTGCTGCTTCCTCCGTCCGCATGGCACCGGGGGCGCGACCAAGATACTCCAGCAATGACCCTCGCGGCCGACATTGTTGAGCACAAAGGTCCTGGCCAGCGTCGCAATCGAAACCGGCTAGCGTTCTTGGCCGCAGATCAGTCGGCCCTTGAAGATATTCAGAACGTGGTTCGCAAGAAGCTCGCTTGGGGTTCTATTGTGCGCGATGCGCGCGGCATTCTGCAGCTGCCGCCTGCCCAGGAGGATGACGCGAAAAAGAAGCTCGCCGAGCAAGAGGCCGCGGCGCTCAACGCGGTCCGTCGCGGTTGGAAGCACTTGTTGCTGCCGCAGGAGCCTCAGCCAGGGAGTGCTTACGTCGCCCGTGGTTTTGATCTTGAGCCCGTTGCACTGACCAATCGAGGCAGTGACCCGGCGCCGCTGGCCCAGCTCGCGTGGAAGAAGTGTGAAGATGACGGGCTCATAGTCGCGCGCCTCGGCGTATTGGACAATGACCTGAGCAAAGTGTGGCAGCCCAACCAGCAGCACGTCGCGGTCCGCCAATTGCGCGACTGGTTTGCTCAGTTTCCTTATCTCTCAAAGCTGCGAGAACCGCCCGTGCTGGCCAAAGCTATCAGCGAGGCGTTGGCGCGTTCGGACGCCAAATACGGTCTCGCTGATAGGTTCGACGAGGCGAAGGGGGAGTATGTTGGCCTAAAACTCGCGCAGTTGGTTAGCATCGATCTGAATTCGGATGTCGTACTGATCCGCAGAGAGGTTGCGGACGCCCAGCTGGCCAAGCAGGCGCCGCAGACGGCTCGGCTTGCTAACGGCAATACTAACGCGACCGGTTCAGGCCAGCCCTCCGTTTCTCAGCCACTGCCCACTGGCGGTACTCGCGCCGCTCGCCCCCGGCGCTTCTACGCCAAGATCGTCCTCGATCCCAATCGTCCCACGCCTCAGGTTAGCAATATCGCCCAATCCATTCTAAGCGAGCTGGATCGGGTCCGCGGTATCCGTATGACGCTGACGCTCGATATTGACGCCGAGGCCGCCGACGGCTTCCCCGAGGATGTTGAGAGCGTCGTGCGTGACAACGCCGCGAGCCTGCGGATTACGGATTTTGGTTTCGAGGGGAGTAAGCAAACAACTTCCGTTTGGTCTGCAGTTTCACACTTGTGA
- a CDS encoding STAS-like domain-containing protein, with amino-acid sequence MMSAQYLSIAKDFSRFPSGRFRSDGPNSGEAFREDHLAPKLKSGAQLVVNLDGVAGLPSSFLEEAFGGLVRHHDFSPSQLESLLRFEALTPRMQTYPKMIWGYIARATLSEVAR; translated from the coding sequence ATGATGTCCGCACAATACCTGAGCATTGCCAAGGACTTCAGCCGCTTCCCCAGCGGCAGGTTCAGGTCCGATGGGCCGAATTCCGGCGAGGCGTTCCGGGAAGATCACCTCGCGCCCAAGTTGAAAAGTGGAGCGCAGCTGGTTGTCAATCTGGATGGCGTTGCCGGACTGCCGTCGTCGTTCCTAGAAGAAGCATTCGGCGGTCTCGTCCGTCATCATGATTTCAGCCCGTCACAACTGGAATCGCTTTTGCGTTTCGAGGCACTCACTCCGCGCATGCAGACGTACCCCAAAATGATTTGGGGTTACATCGCGAGAGCGACGCTTTCAGAAGTTGCTCGGTGA